In Armatimonadota bacterium, one genomic interval encodes:
- a CDS encoding alkaline phosphatase, with product MRTPPHPFRTIPALLLLLLVALQAAPGLARQARAVVILSFDGMRADALQGVWPEVLRRQAAASWSARTVLPSLTLPAHTSMVSGVGPEVHGVRFNDWTPEMGRLTLPTIFTRVRAAGGGVVVLLAKPKLRFLVPADLPAEWLAFPRYRQAAVLELAAQRFRQERPALLFVHVADPDDAGHRRGWMSAPYLTVVGEVPLLVERFLEQLRAEGAWEQTLVLLTSDHGGHGVVHGSARPEDVTIPWIALGGLARAGVELTQQVMIYDTAATTLAALDLPVPPQWQGRPVREALAAIPAGR from the coding sequence GTGAGGACGCCCCCGCATCCTTTCCGGACAATTCCCGCGCTCCTGCTGCTCCTGCTGGTAGCACTGCAGGCGGCCCCGGGGCTGGCCCGGCAGGCGCGCGCCGTGGTCATCCTCAGCTTCGACGGCATGCGCGCAGACGCCCTGCAGGGCGTCTGGCCGGAGGTGCTGCGCCGGCAGGCTGCGGCCTCCTGGTCGGCGCGCACGGTCCTGCCCAGCCTGACGCTTCCCGCCCACACCTCCATGGTCAGCGGCGTGGGGCCGGAGGTGCACGGGGTTCGCTTCAATGACTGGACCCCGGAGATGGGCCGGCTGACGCTGCCCACCATCTTCACCCGGGTGCGCGCAGCCGGCGGCGGGGTGGTGGTGCTGCTGGCCAAGCCTAAGCTGCGCTTCCTGGTCCCCGCAGACCTGCCGGCGGAGTGGCTGGCCTTTCCCCGCTACCGTCAGGCGGCGGTGTTGGAGCTGGCGGCGCAGCGCTTCCGCCAGGAGCGCCCCGCGCTGCTCTTCGTGCACGTCGCTGACCCGGACGACGCCGGCCACCGTCGGGGGTGGATGTCCGCCCCGTACCTGACCGTGGTGGGGGAGGTCCCCCTTCTGGTGGAGCGATTCCTGGAGCAGCTGCGGGCGGAGGGGGCTTGGGAGCAGACGCTAGTTCTCCTCACCTCCGACCACGGAGGGCACGGGGTGGTCCACGGCAGCGCCCGCCCGGAGGACGTGACCATCCCCTGGATCGCCCTGGGAGGCCTGGCCCGGGCCGGGGTGGAGCTGACGCAGCAGGTCATGATCTACGACACCGCGGCCACGACCCTGGCTGCCCTGGACCTGCCCGTGCCGCCGCAGTGGCAGGGGCGGCCGGTGCGCGAGGCGCTGGCCGCTATCCCTGCGGGGAGGTAG
- the sucC gene encoding ADP-forming succinate--CoA ligase subunit beta produces the protein MKLHEYQAKALFARYGIPTQPGAVITRPEEVDGLELRYPVVVKAQVLVGGRGKAGGIRLASTPAEARQHAGDILGMSIKGEVVRQLLVAEAAEIEREYYLAITLDRQARQLVAVASAAGGIDIEEVARTTPRAVVTRHIDPFLGFQPFLARELAAAVGLRGDLLTTFAAIATSLYRLAVQEEAELAEINPLAVAGGRLLAVDAKVILDDSAAFRHPDRPPSQEETELERAARQADLSYVELDGDLAIIGNGAGLVMSTLDVVAQFGGRPANFLDVGGGATTENMAAAMEIALRKPGVRALFINIFGGITRCDHIARAIVARPLQVPVAVRLTGTNEEEGRRILEAAGIHAFVDAEEAAREAVRLARQAAS, from the coding sequence ATGAAGCTGCACGAATACCAGGCCAAGGCCCTCTTTGCCCGGTACGGCATCCCCACGCAGCCCGGGGCGGTAATCACCCGCCCCGAGGAGGTGGACGGGCTGGAGCTGCGCTACCCGGTGGTAGTCAAGGCGCAGGTGCTGGTGGGAGGGCGGGGCAAGGCGGGAGGGATCAGGCTGGCCAGTACGCCGGCGGAGGCGCGGCAGCACGCCGGGGACATCCTGGGGATGTCCATCAAGGGCGAGGTCGTCCGCCAGTTGCTGGTGGCCGAGGCGGCGGAGATTGAACGGGAGTACTACCTGGCCATCACCCTGGATCGCCAGGCCCGGCAGCTGGTGGCTGTGGCCTCGGCCGCCGGCGGCATCGACATTGAGGAGGTGGCGCGTACCACCCCCCGGGCCGTCGTCACCCGGCACATCGATCCGTTCCTGGGGTTTCAGCCCTTCCTAGCCCGCGAGCTGGCCGCGGCGGTCGGCCTGCGCGGTGATCTCCTTACCACCTTCGCCGCCATCGCCACCAGCCTCTATCGCCTGGCGGTGCAGGAGGAGGCCGAGCTGGCCGAGATCAACCCGCTGGCGGTGGCCGGTGGGAGGCTGCTGGCCGTGGACGCCAAGGTAATCCTGGACGACAGCGCTGCCTTCCGCCACCCCGACCGCCCGCCCTCGCAGGAGGAGACGGAGCTGGAGCGGGCGGCGCGGCAGGCCGATCTCTCCTATGTGGAACTGGACGGGGATCTGGCCATCATCGGCAACGGGGCGGGCCTGGTCATGTCCACCCTGGACGTGGTGGCACAGTTCGGTGGGCGACCGGCCAACTTCCTGGACGTGGGTGGCGGGGCCACCACCGAGAACATGGCCGCCGCCATGGAGATCGCGCTGCGCAAGCCGGGAGTGCGGGCGCTCTTCATCAACATCTTTGGCGGGATCACCCGCTGCGACCACATCGCCCGGGCCATCGTCGCCCGCCCCCTTCAGGTGCCGGTCGCCGTGCGCCTGACCGGAACCAACGAGGAGGAGGGCCGGAGGATCCTGGAGGCGGCGGGCATTCATGCCTTCGTCGATGCCGAGGAGGCCGCCCGGGAAGCAGTGCGGCTGGCCCGCCAGGCGGCGTCGTGA
- the mdh gene encoding malate dehydrogenase — translation MSRPKVSIIGAGAVGTATAHWLAQKNLADIVLTDIVEGLPEGKALDIQQAGPIAGFDVRLSGTSRDYEETAGSTVVVITAGVPRKPGMTREQLIDVNAGILRQVVEQVVSRSPDAVFIVLTNPLDAMTYLAYKVSGLPRQRVLGQSGALDTTRFRTFLAMELGISVRDVDALVIGAHTDRDMIPLASLATVRGIPVGRLLPEARLQAVVARTRRGGAEITELMKQSGFTAAGAALVEMVEAVLLDLKRVIPCCVYLEGEYGQRDLCIGVPVVVGAGGVERILEVPLSDAEQQAFVSSVAAVREMLASLKL, via the coding sequence ATGAGTCGCCCCAAGGTTTCCATCATCGGTGCCGGGGCCGTGGGCACGGCCACGGCGCACTGGCTGGCCCAGAAGAACCTGGCGGACATCGTCCTCACCGACATCGTGGAAGGATTGCCCGAGGGGAAGGCGCTGGACATCCAGCAGGCGGGACCGATTGCTGGCTTCGATGTCCGCCTCAGCGGGACGTCCCGCGACTACGAGGAGACCGCCGGCTCGACGGTGGTGGTGATCACCGCCGGCGTCCCCCGCAAGCCGGGGATGACCCGGGAGCAGCTCATCGACGTCAACGCGGGGATCCTGCGCCAGGTGGTGGAGCAGGTAGTGTCGCGCTCCCCCGACGCGGTCTTCATCGTCCTGACCAATCCCCTGGATGCCATGACCTACCTGGCCTATAAGGTGTCGGGCCTGCCGCGGCAGCGGGTCCTGGGGCAGTCCGGCGCGCTGGACACTACCCGCTTCCGTACCTTCCTGGCCATGGAGCTGGGGATCTCCGTGCGGGACGTGGACGCCCTGGTCATCGGCGCGCACACCGACCGGGACATGATCCCCCTGGCCAGCCTGGCCACCGTGCGCGGTATCCCGGTGGGACGGCTGCTGCCTGAGGCGCGGCTGCAGGCGGTGGTGGCGCGCACGCGGCGGGGAGGCGCCGAGATTACCGAGCTGATGAAGCAAAGCGGGTTCACTGCTGCGGGGGCGGCGCTAGTGGAAATGGTAGAGGCGGTGCTGCTGGATCTGAAGCGGGTGATCCCCTGCTGCGTCTACCTGGAAGGCGAGTACGGGCAGCGCGACCTCTGCATCGGAGTGCCCGTGGTGGTCGGTGCCGGCGGGGTGGAGCGCATCCTGGAGGTACCCCTGAGTGACGCCGAGCAGCAGGCGTTTGTCTCCTCGGTGGCCGCGGTGCGGGAGATGCTGGCCAGCCTCAAGCTCTGA
- the icd gene encoding isocitrate dehydrogenase (NADP(+)) gives MLTLETLTPPRDGEAIRIVDGRLQVPSRPIIPFIEGDGTGPDIWRAARRIFDAAVEKAYGGARRIVWFEVYAGVKAHREFGTWLPEDTLRAFQHYVVGIKGPLTTPVGGGFRSLNVALRQLLDLYACVRPVRWFHNVPSPVRHPEKVNVVIFRENTEDIYAGLEHPSGSPEARRLIDFAREAFGWRVREDAGVGLKPMSPFGSKRLVRKAIRYAIEHNRRSVTLVHKGNIMKYTEGAFREWGYQVAREEFPTQTITWEEVEREHGGRVPPGKILIQDTIADVTFQHLLIRPEHFDIIATGNLNGDYLSDAVAAQVGGIGMAPGGNFSDFHAVFEATHGTAPKYANQDKVNPGSLTLSGVMMLEYLGWSEAADLITRGLERTFQERIMTYDLARLTAGAREVRTSEFATAVIERMA, from the coding sequence ATGCTTACCCTGGAGACTCTGACCCCCCCGCGGGATGGGGAGGCCATCCGCATCGTCGACGGCCGCCTGCAGGTGCCGTCCCGACCCATTATCCCCTTCATCGAGGGCGACGGCACCGGGCCGGACATCTGGCGGGCGGCGCGGCGGATCTTCGACGCCGCCGTGGAGAAGGCGTACGGCGGCGCCCGGCGCATCGTCTGGTTTGAGGTCTACGCCGGGGTGAAGGCGCACCGGGAGTTTGGCACCTGGCTGCCGGAGGACACCCTGCGCGCCTTCCAGCACTATGTCGTGGGCATCAAGGGCCCGCTGACCACACCGGTGGGCGGCGGCTTTCGCAGCCTGAACGTGGCCCTGCGCCAGCTCCTGGACCTCTACGCCTGCGTCCGCCCGGTGCGCTGGTTTCACAACGTTCCCTCCCCGGTGCGGCACCCGGAGAAGGTGAACGTGGTCATCTTCCGAGAGAACACCGAGGACATCTACGCCGGGCTGGAGCACCCCAGCGGCTCGCCGGAGGCGCGGCGATTGATCGACTTCGCCCGCGAGGCCTTCGGCTGGAGGGTACGGGAGGATGCAGGGGTAGGCCTGAAACCCATGAGCCCCTTCGGCTCCAAGCGGCTGGTGCGCAAGGCCATCCGTTACGCCATTGAACACAACCGGCGCTCGGTGACCCTGGTGCACAAAGGCAACATCATGAAGTACACCGAGGGGGCCTTCCGCGAGTGGGGCTATCAGGTCGCGCGGGAGGAGTTCCCGACGCAGACCATCACCTGGGAGGAGGTGGAGCGGGAGCACGGCGGCCGGGTGCCCCCGGGGAAGATCCTCATCCAGGACACCATCGCCGACGTCACCTTCCAGCACCTGCTCATTCGCCCGGAGCACTTCGACATCATCGCCACCGGCAACCTCAACGGTGACTACCTCTCCGACGCTGTGGCGGCGCAGGTGGGGGGCATCGGCATGGCCCCGGGCGGCAACTTCAGCGACTTCCACGCAGTCTTCGAGGCCACCCACGGCACCGCGCCCAAGTACGCCAACCAGGACAAGGTGAACCCGGGCTCCCTCACCCTCTCCGGGGTGATGATGCTGGAGTACCTGGGCTGGTCGGAGGCGGCAGACCTGATCACCCGCGGTCTGGAGCGGACCTTCCAGGAGAGGATCATGACCTACGACCTGGCCCGGCTGACGGCGGGTGCGCGGGAGGTACGCACCAGCGAGTTCGCCACGGCGGTGATCGAGCGGATGGCCTAG
- the sdhD gene encoding succinate dehydrogenase, hydrophobic membrane anchor protein, producing the protein MIPSRALRPGGGAPLYLWFFMRVSAVAILGLVLGHLYIMHVLAGTDRIDFQFVATRLTAPFWRVYDLVLLAFALSHGLVGLRGICDDYIHARAWRALAEGAIWILGVVFFLLGAFVLFTFQPGAAGAG; encoded by the coding sequence GTGATTCCCTCCCGCGCTCTCCGGCCCGGCGGCGGCGCCCCCCTCTACCTCTGGTTCTTCATGCGGGTCTCCGCCGTGGCCATCCTGGGCCTGGTTCTGGGCCACCTCTACATCATGCACGTGCTCGCCGGAACCGACCGCATCGACTTCCAGTTCGTGGCCACGCGGCTGACCGCGCCATTCTGGCGGGTGTACGATCTGGTTCTGCTGGCCTTCGCCCTCAGCCACGGCCTGGTGGGCCTGCGGGGCATCTGCGACGACTACATCCACGCACGGGCATGGCGGGCGCTGGCCGAAGGCGCGATCTGGATCCTGGGGGTGGTCTTCTTCCTCCTGGGAGCCTTCGTCTTGTTCACCTTCCAGCCGGGGGCTGCGGGCGCCGGGTAG
- a CDS encoding class II fumarate hydratase, whose amino-acid sequence MKTESTGQRIERDTLGEMVVPADAYYGASTARAVRNFPISGLRFPRPFLYALGMIKRAAAEVNMELGLLERRLGEAIVQAAQEVAEGYLDAHFPLDIFQTGSGTSTNTNANEVIANRAAEILGLPRGSKAVHPNDHVNLCQSSNDVIPTAIHLSVLQQMDQVLRPALQTLQRALAAKSREFFPIVKTGRTHLMDATPIRLGQEFEGYAGQVERALRRLSLVEEDLREVPLGGTAVGTGINAHPDFARRACARISELTGVEVRESSNHFQAQACLDALVFASGALRAYATALMKIANDIRWMGSGPRAGLAELQLPAVQPGSSIMPGKVNPVIAESVIQVCAQVQGNDLVVGLGNQWGNFELNTMMPVMGHNLLQSIALLAAASENFAAQCIQGLQATSRGPELVEQGLMLATALAPAIGYDRAAEIAQEAAASGRTIRQVARERAGLSEAELDRLLDAEKMTTPGLSGGGGG is encoded by the coding sequence ATGAAGACGGAAAGTACCGGGCAGCGGATTGAACGGGACACCCTGGGGGAGATGGTCGTCCCCGCGGACGCGTACTACGGTGCCTCCACCGCCCGGGCCGTGCGCAACTTCCCCATCAGCGGGCTGCGCTTCCCCCGTCCCTTCCTCTACGCCCTGGGGATGATCAAGCGGGCTGCCGCCGAGGTAAACATGGAGCTGGGCCTGCTGGAGCGGCGTCTGGGCGAGGCCATCGTCCAGGCGGCGCAGGAGGTGGCGGAGGGGTACCTCGACGCCCACTTCCCCCTGGACATCTTTCAGACGGGGTCGGGGACCTCCACCAACACCAACGCCAACGAGGTCATCGCCAACCGCGCCGCCGAGATCCTCGGGCTTCCCAGGGGGAGCAAGGCCGTGCACCCCAACGACCACGTGAACCTTTGCCAGTCCAGCAACGACGTCATCCCCACGGCGATCCACCTGAGCGTCCTGCAGCAGATGGACCAGGTGCTGCGCCCCGCCCTGCAGACGCTGCAGCGCGCGCTGGCGGCCAAATCCAGGGAGTTCTTCCCCATCGTCAAGACCGGGCGCACCCACCTGATGGACGCCACCCCCATCCGCCTGGGCCAGGAGTTCGAGGGCTACGCCGGGCAGGTGGAGCGGGCGCTGCGGCGCCTGAGCCTGGTGGAGGAGGACCTGCGGGAGGTGCCGCTGGGTGGAACGGCTGTGGGCACCGGTATCAACGCCCACCCCGACTTCGCCCGCCGCGCCTGCGCCCGCATTTCGGAGCTCACCGGGGTGGAGGTGCGGGAGAGCAGCAACCACTTCCAGGCCCAGGCCTGCCTGGACGCTCTGGTCTTCGCCTCCGGAGCGCTGCGCGCCTATGCCACGGCGCTGATGAAGATCGCCAACGACATTCGCTGGATGGGCTCCGGCCCGCGCGCCGGGCTGGCGGAGCTGCAGCTCCCGGCCGTCCAGCCGGGTTCCTCCATCATGCCCGGCAAGGTCAACCCGGTGATCGCCGAGTCGGTGATCCAGGTCTGCGCCCAGGTCCAGGGCAACGACCTGGTGGTGGGCCTGGGGAACCAGTGGGGCAACTTCGAGCTGAACACCATGATGCCGGTGATGGGGCACAACCTCCTGCAGTCCATCGCCCTGCTGGCTGCAGCCTCAGAGAACTTCGCGGCGCAGTGCATCCAGGGTTTGCAGGCCACCTCCCGTGGCCCGGAGCTGGTGGAGCAGGGACTGATGCTGGCCACGGCCCTGGCCCCCGCCATCGGCTACGACCGGGCGGCGGAGATCGCCCAGGAGGCGGCGGCGAGCGGTCGGACCATCCGCCAGGTGGCCCGCGAGCGTGCCGGCCTCAGCGAGGCCGAACTGGACCGGCTGCTGGACGCGGAGAAGATGACCACACCCGGCCTGAGCGGTGGGGGCGGCGGGTGA
- the sdhA gene encoding succinate dehydrogenase flavoprotein subunit — translation MTEHTFDAVIVGAGGAGLRAALELAGQRVAVVSKLYPPRSHTGTAQGGIGAALGNLEEDYPEWHTFDTVKGGDYLVDQDAAELMCQEAVETVYELEHWGLPFDRTPDGRIAQRRFGGHTRNFGEAPVRRACHAADRTGHMILQTLYQQCIRHDVRFFNEFQMLDLLVDEGTCRGIVAYETSTGELHTFHAPAVLLATGGFGRLYRVTSNAHALTGDGVAIAWRRGIPLMDMEFFQFHPTGLYRLGILLSEAARGEGAVLLNRHGERFMERYAPTLKDLAPRDMISRVMYQEIRAGNGIDGKDFLHLDFRHLGRKVLEEKLPDITEFVRTYLGIDPAEQPVPVVPTAHYAMGGIPTNNDGQVIVDERGTPLRGLYAAGECACVSVHGANRLGTNSLVDILVFGRRAGRHMAAYLRQAAREPVMVNPHSTVEAQLREWQARSQGEPPARIRDDLQALMMDKVSVFRSGSGLAEAAEGLRALRERYGRARLDDRGRRFNQDLLEAIELGFLLDLAEATVAAALHRTESRGAHYREDYPRRDDAQWLKHILVYRGEDGRISFRYKPVVITRFPPKERTY, via the coding sequence GTGACTGAACACACATTCGACGCGGTCATCGTGGGCGCAGGGGGCGCTGGGTTGCGCGCCGCCCTGGAGCTGGCCGGGCAGCGGGTGGCCGTGGTCAGCAAGCTCTACCCGCCGCGCTCGCACACAGGCACGGCCCAGGGGGGGATAGGCGCCGCCCTGGGCAACCTGGAGGAGGACTACCCGGAGTGGCACACCTTTGACACCGTCAAGGGCGGCGACTACCTGGTGGACCAGGACGCGGCCGAGCTGATGTGCCAGGAAGCGGTGGAGACGGTCTACGAGCTGGAGCACTGGGGGCTGCCCTTCGACCGCACGCCCGACGGGCGCATCGCCCAGCGCCGCTTCGGCGGCCACACCCGCAACTTCGGCGAGGCCCCGGTGCGCCGCGCCTGCCACGCAGCCGACCGCACGGGGCACATGATCCTGCAGACCCTCTACCAGCAGTGCATCAGGCACGATGTCCGCTTCTTCAACGAGTTCCAGATGCTGGACCTTCTGGTGGATGAGGGGACCTGCCGCGGCATCGTCGCCTACGAGACCAGCACCGGGGAGCTGCACACGTTCCACGCCCCGGCGGTGCTGCTGGCCACGGGCGGCTTCGGCCGCCTCTACCGGGTGACCAGCAACGCCCACGCCCTCACCGGCGACGGCGTGGCCATCGCCTGGCGGCGGGGCATCCCCCTCATGGACATGGAGTTTTTCCAGTTCCACCCCACCGGCCTGTACCGCCTGGGCATCCTCCTCTCTGAGGCGGCGCGCGGCGAGGGAGCGGTGCTGCTCAACCGGCACGGCGAACGCTTCATGGAGCGTTACGCCCCCACGCTCAAGGACCTGGCCCCGCGGGACATGATCTCCCGGGTCATGTACCAGGAGATCCGCGCCGGCAACGGCATCGACGGGAAGGACTTCCTGCACCTGGACTTCCGCCACCTGGGGCGCAAGGTCCTGGAGGAGAAGCTGCCCGACATCACCGAGTTTGTGCGCACCTACCTGGGCATCGACCCGGCGGAGCAACCGGTGCCGGTGGTGCCCACGGCGCACTACGCCATGGGAGGTATCCCCACCAACAACGACGGCCAGGTGATTGTGGACGAGCGAGGTACGCCGCTGCGCGGTCTCTACGCAGCCGGGGAGTGCGCCTGCGTCTCCGTGCACGGGGCCAACCGCCTGGGGACCAACTCTCTGGTAGACATCCTGGTCTTCGGCCGCCGCGCCGGAAGGCACATGGCGGCGTACCTGCGCCAGGCCGCCCGGGAGCCTGTGATGGTAAATCCGCACTCCACTGTGGAAGCGCAGCTGCGGGAGTGGCAGGCCCGTAGCCAGGGCGAACCCCCGGCCCGCATCCGCGACGACCTGCAGGCCCTGATGATGGACAAGGTCTCCGTCTTCCGCAGCGGCAGTGGCCTGGCCGAGGCGGCCGAGGGCCTCCGCGCCCTGCGCGAGCGGTATGGGCGGGCCAGGCTGGACGACCGGGGGAGGCGGTTTAATCAGGACCTGCTGGAGGCGATAGAGCTGGGCTTTCTTCTGGACCTGGCCGAGGCCACCGTGGCCGCCGCCCTGCACCGCACCGAGAGCCGCGGCGCCCACTACCGGGAGGACTACCCCCGGCGTGACGACGCCCAGTGGCTGAAGCACATCCTGGTCTACCGCGGGGAGGACGGGCGCATCTCCTTCCGCTACAAGCCGGTGGTGATCACCCGCTTCCCGCCCAAGGAGCGCACCTACTGA
- a CDS encoding succinate dehydrogenase iron-sulfur subunit, whose protein sequence is MKVHFRIRRFNPERDPHPYWADYHIEADPFDRVLDGLHHIKWYLDGSLALRRSCAHGICGSDAMLINGRNRLACKVLIRDVGRRITVEPLRGLPVIKDLVVDMEPFFAQYRAVMPYLINHDPPPARERRQSPEERARFEDTTKCILCAACTTSCPIYWADGEYVGPAAIVNAHRFIFDSRDQAAAERLTILAQRSGVFRCRTVFNCTDACPRGIQVTRAIQEVKRALLGRL, encoded by the coding sequence ATGAAGGTCCACTTCCGGATCAGGCGCTTCAATCCCGAGCGCGACCCTCATCCATACTGGGCGGATTACCACATCGAGGCCGACCCCTTCGACCGGGTGCTGGACGGCCTCCACCACATCAAGTGGTACCTGGACGGCAGCCTGGCCCTGCGCCGCTCCTGCGCCCACGGCATCTGCGGCTCGGATGCCATGCTGATCAACGGCCGCAACCGCCTGGCCTGCAAGGTCCTGATCAGGGACGTAGGCCGCCGCATCACCGTGGAACCCCTGCGCGGCCTGCCGGTGATCAAGGACCTGGTGGTGGACATGGAGCCGTTTTTCGCCCAGTACCGCGCGGTTATGCCCTACCTGATCAACCACGACCCTCCGCCGGCCCGGGAGCGGCGGCAGTCCCCGGAGGAGCGGGCGCGCTTCGAGGACACCACCAAGTGCATCCTCTGCGCCGCCTGCACCACCTCCTGCCCCATTTACTGGGCGGACGGGGAGTACGTGGGACCGGCGGCCATTGTCAACGCCCACCGGTTCATCTTCGACAGCCGGGACCAGGCGGCCGCGGAACGGCTGACCATCCTGGCCCAGCGGTCGGGCGTCTTCCGCTGCCGCACGGTATTCAACTGCACCGACGCCTGTCCCCGCGGCATCCAGGTCACCCGGGCGATCCAGGAGGTAAAGCGGGCACTGCTGGGCCGGCTCTAG
- a CDS encoding helix-turn-helix domain-containing protein, which produces MVEEQQPRDVLTVEEAAAYLQMHKATIYKYIRQGLLPAVRLGKVYRLLRRDVDAFLETMKQAPRR; this is translated from the coding sequence GTGGTCGAGGAGCAGCAGCCCCGCGACGTGCTGACTGTGGAGGAGGCGGCGGCATATCTGCAGATGCACAAGGCCACGATCTACAAGTACATCCGCCAGGGGCTGCTGCCCGCCGTCCGCCTGGGGAAGGTCTACCGGTTGCTGCGGCGGGACGTGGATGCCTTCCTGGAGACCATGAAGCAGGCGCCTCGGCGCTAG
- a CDS encoding ornithine cyclodeaminase family protein has protein sequence MPLIRFLSRSDIEQLGIPVADVIADLEAAFAAKGRGEVEMPPKPGIHPRPDAFIHAMPAYVRSRDLAGVKWVAGYPDNPSRGLPYITGLMILNDPATGLPLAVMDATWITAVRTGAATAVAARYLARREAATLAVLGCGVQARANLDALLVVQPHLTRVLAYDIRPEAAEAFARYGQSRHGVGVTVCRGPQEAVRGAEIIVTATPILRHPAPVVQPDWLRPGAMVCTLDFDAAVTPAAFAAADLLCSDDVAQLDFYRLDGYFRGVPDRVVDLGEIVAGRAKGRERPDARIITINLGLALEDVVTAQRVLEVARAAGVGRDLEL, from the coding sequence GTGCCGCTGATCCGCTTTCTCTCCCGCAGTGACATCGAGCAGCTGGGTATCCCCGTGGCCGACGTCATCGCCGACCTGGAAGCGGCGTTTGCGGCCAAGGGGCGCGGGGAGGTGGAGATGCCGCCCAAACCCGGCATCCACCCCCGCCCCGACGCCTTCATCCATGCCATGCCCGCCTACGTCCGCTCCCGAGACCTGGCCGGGGTCAAGTGGGTCGCCGGATACCCCGACAACCCCTCCCGCGGCCTGCCTTACATCACCGGGCTGATGATCCTCAACGACCCGGCAACCGGACTGCCCCTGGCAGTGATGGACGCCACGTGGATCACAGCGGTGCGCACGGGGGCGGCCACGGCGGTGGCGGCCAGATATCTGGCGCGGCGCGAGGCGGCCACCCTGGCGGTGCTCGGCTGTGGCGTGCAGGCGCGGGCCAACCTGGACGCCTTGCTGGTGGTGCAGCCGCACCTGACCCGGGTCCTGGCCTACGATATCCGCCCGGAGGCGGCGGAGGCGTTCGCCCGCTACGGGCAGAGCCGGCACGGGGTGGGGGTGACGGTGTGCCGCGGCCCCCAGGAGGCGGTGCGCGGGGCGGAGATCATCGTCACGGCCACACCGATCCTCCGACACCCGGCCCCCGTGGTCCAGCCGGATTGGTTGCGCCCGGGCGCGATGGTGTGCACGCTGGACTTCGACGCCGCGGTGACCCCGGCCGCCTTCGCCGCCGCCGACCTCCTGTGCTCCGACGACGTGGCCCAGCTGGACTTCTACCGGCTGGACGGCTACTTCCGCGGGGTCCCCGACCGGGTGGTGGACCTGGGGGAGATCGTGGCCGGCCGGGCCAAGGGCCGGGAGCGGCCCGATGCGCGCATCATCACCATCAATCTGGGCCTGGCCCTGGAGGACGTGGTCACGGCGCAGCGGGTCCTGGAGGTGGCCCGAGCCGCCGGAGTGGGCCGGGACCTGGAGCTGTGA
- a CDS encoding cob(I)yrinic acid a,c-diamide adenosyltransferase: protein MGRIYTRTGDAGTTALRGGRRVPKNHPRVEAYGALDELSSTLGAARAFLQDAELQAVVERIQRDLFVLGAEVAAPGQAGPQVEEAQVLALEREIDRLDAELPSLSTFVLPGGHPAGALLHLARAVCRRAERRMVALARSEVLNPEIVRYLNRLSDLLFVLARAVNRRAEVGEVLWPGEG, encoded by the coding sequence ATGGGGCGGATCTACACGCGGACGGGTGATGCGGGCACAACGGCGCTGCGCGGCGGCCGCCGCGTGCCCAAGAACCACCCCCGCGTGGAGGCGTACGGCGCGCTGGACGAGCTGAGTTCCACCCTGGGTGCGGCGCGGGCGTTTCTGCAGGACGCGGAGCTGCAGGCGGTGGTGGAGCGGATCCAGCGGGACCTGTTTGTCCTGGGAGCGGAGGTGGCCGCGCCGGGCCAGGCCGGGCCGCAGGTGGAAGAGGCCCAGGTCCTGGCCCTGGAGCGGGAGATCGACCGCCTGGACGCGGAGCTGCCGTCGCTGTCCACCTTCGTCCTCCCCGGCGGTCATCCCGCAGGGGCCCTGCTGCACCTGGCGCGCGCCGTCTGCCGCCGCGCGGAGCGCCGCATGGTGGCCCTGGCGCGCAGCGAAGTCCTCAACCCGGAGATCGTCCGCTACCTGAACCGGCTCTCCGACCTGCTCTTCGTCCTGGCGCGCGCGGTGAACCGGCGGGCGGAGGTGGGGGAGGTCCTGTGGCCAGGGGAAGGGTGA